In the Longibacter salinarum genome, one interval contains:
- a CDS encoding T9SS type A sorting domain-containing protein, protein MTHIRIVRLPLAPLLLVLVFLSWNQPVWAQQPTLPYVEDFETDGLGSRYTASNIFYDGSNDHFQRTDGVSSGQVLSNVSAPYSGIEGTYFWAGEDLDDGGGDGLPVKTLTLQEVDVSGATELRFLGRFAAGCNEGEQFSCYDLSDSLVVRYSTDGGATYTTGLQFSYVQRTTSSGSIDGFNEPLAVDGDFDGNGEGVELKPEMARFGFDIPTPASSVIIQIEAHIDGAAEEFAFDDLRLEPVALPVELSAFNAVASEATAVLTWKTLSETNNAGFHVLHQAPGSTDWASIGFLDGAGTISEPRSYRFESRPLSGGTHQFRLRQVDIDGTATLSDPKMVRIQETGKLNIEGANPVRAGRDIRVSVRTNESQQIEVDLYNVLGQRVRLVMRGAASASGIQTTVSTADLATGVYFFQLRSQSGVEVRRITVVR, encoded by the coding sequence ATGACACACATTCGAATCGTTCGACTCCCGCTCGCGCCCCTTCTTCTCGTCCTCGTCTTCCTTAGCTGGAATCAACCGGTTTGGGCCCAGCAACCGACGCTCCCTTACGTTGAGGATTTTGAGACAGACGGGCTCGGTTCGCGCTACACGGCATCGAACATTTTCTACGATGGGTCCAACGATCATTTTCAGCGAACGGATGGCGTGTCGTCCGGGCAGGTTTTGTCGAATGTGAGTGCTCCGTACTCGGGGATCGAAGGAACGTATTTTTGGGCAGGAGAGGATCTGGACGATGGTGGAGGTGACGGTCTGCCGGTCAAAACGTTGACGCTTCAGGAAGTCGACGTGTCGGGTGCGACAGAGCTCCGGTTCCTCGGGCGATTTGCAGCTGGTTGCAACGAAGGAGAGCAGTTTAGCTGCTACGATTTAAGCGATTCGCTCGTCGTGCGGTACAGCACGGACGGAGGCGCCACATATACCACCGGCTTACAGTTCTCGTATGTCCAGCGAACGACTTCCAGCGGTTCCATCGATGGGTTCAACGAGCCACTGGCCGTCGATGGGGACTTTGACGGAAATGGCGAGGGTGTAGAACTCAAGCCGGAGATGGCACGCTTTGGATTCGACATCCCGACGCCTGCCAGCTCTGTCATCATCCAAATTGAGGCGCATATCGATGGCGCCGCCGAAGAATTTGCGTTCGATGACCTGCGTCTGGAGCCGGTGGCCCTTCCCGTCGAGCTGTCGGCGTTCAACGCAGTTGCCTCTGAAGCGACAGCGGTGCTCACCTGGAAAACCCTAAGCGAAACCAATAACGCAGGATTCCATGTGCTTCATCAGGCGCCGGGCTCGACTGACTGGGCGTCCATTGGCTTTTTGGACGGTGCCGGTACGATCAGCGAGCCACGCTCCTATCGGTTTGAGTCCAGACCGCTTTCTGGCGGCACGCACCAGTTTCGCTTGCGTCAAGTCGACATCGATGGAACCGCGACCCTTTCGGATCCAAAGATGGTTCGGATCCAAGAGACCGGAAAGCTGAACATCGAAGGAGCGAACCCGGTTCGGGCAGGTCGTGATATCCGCGTGTCGGTGCGTACGAACGAATCACAGCAAATCGAAGTGGACCTGTACAATGTTCTCGGGCAGCGTGTCCGCTTGGTCATGAGGGGCGCTGCTTCAGCATCTGGTATACAGACAACCGTTTCGACGGCGGATCTCGCGACGGGGGTTTACTTCTTCCAACTGCGAAGTCAGAGTGGCGTCGAAGTCCGAAGAATCACCGTCGTCCGTTGA
- a CDS encoding glycosyltransferase family 4 protein has translation MIFIVPDIAGTPTGGNVYNRRILDAWPQGSPPPDVVTWPVDAGPADPLRAIGDAETVVVDSLCLQHDDALRAVRAQRPNARLILLAHYLNCVDPRASDASKADGERGLLPLFDGAVTPSEYVRTALIREGMQPDAVCVVPPGLDARFRPTVPDRLDRCRPVQLLTVANVLPGKGLDVLLEALRTIQELDWTWRLIGGTDLDAEYAESFREQLQASPIRGRVRWEGVVDSHAMPAAYDNADFFVLPTRFETCSMATREAMARGMPVVASKVGGLPENLAGAAAGHLVPPDDADALADALRDLIVHPERRRAMGETAWDRSTHFPAWPDAARRFAQFARSLSVIER, from the coding sequence ATGATTTTCATCGTACCCGACATTGCCGGCACGCCAACCGGCGGCAACGTCTACAATCGCCGGATCCTGGACGCGTGGCCGCAGGGGTCACCGCCGCCGGACGTGGTGACCTGGCCGGTCGATGCCGGGCCGGCGGACCCGCTTCGCGCGATCGGGGACGCCGAAACCGTGGTCGTGGACAGCCTCTGTCTGCAGCATGACGACGCCCTCCGGGCCGTGCGTGCGCAGAGGCCGAACGCCCGGTTGATTCTCCTCGCGCACTACCTGAATTGTGTCGATCCGCGCGCGTCCGATGCGTCGAAGGCCGACGGCGAGCGAGGGCTGCTGCCGCTGTTCGATGGGGCCGTCACGCCAAGCGAGTACGTTCGAACGGCGCTGATTCGTGAGGGAATGCAGCCGGACGCGGTGTGCGTGGTCCCGCCGGGACTGGACGCCAGATTTCGGCCGACGGTGCCGGACCGACTCGACCGTTGCCGACCGGTTCAGCTTCTCACGGTCGCGAACGTTCTGCCCGGAAAAGGGCTCGACGTGCTTCTGGAGGCGCTGCGCACGATCCAGGAGCTCGACTGGACGTGGCGGCTGATTGGAGGGACCGACCTCGACGCCGAGTACGCCGAGTCATTTCGAGAACAGCTTCAGGCGTCTCCAATTCGGGGGCGCGTCCGGTGGGAGGGAGTTGTCGATAGCCATGCGATGCCGGCGGCATACGATAACGCCGATTTCTTCGTGCTGCCGACGCGCTTCGAGACGTGCAGCATGGCAACGCGAGAGGCGATGGCGCGCGGGATGCCGGTGGTGGCGTCGAAGGTTGGCGGCTTGCCGGAAAACCTCGCGGGCGCTGCGGCCGGTCACCTTGTGCCGCCCGATGACGCAGATGCTCTGGCCGACGCCCTGCGGGATCTCATCGTGCATCCGGAGCGGCGCCGCGCGATGGGTGAGACCGCCTGGGACCGGAGCACGCACTTCCCGGCCTGGCCGGACGCCGCCCGGCGCTTCGCTCAATT